A part of Phoenix dactylifera cultivar Barhee BC4 chromosome 2, palm_55x_up_171113_PBpolish2nd_filt_p, whole genome shotgun sequence genomic DNA contains:
- the LOC103719131 gene encoding uncharacterized protein LOC103719131 isoform X1 encodes MDSIICSALEEICARAAAGILLPDLWPSLRNALSTAGLHPCEPVMKAIWDRLLAHPGLRFEADGSSIGSQDPSIQSFEVAEKLGVKIVAEEHLRDSFLGIYDLKAANHDISQIQRATLERVAAARTNGVTQTELAKEFGIKGNNFFYVVRNLEYQQLIIRQSTMLRAKELADEGESGPKNTQHVTTNLLHLHRYARNLNSNSQQKIVITKPGILGSLDNANGSTLKGDGTPGDSVNDDVSIKDYLPEMKAICDKLEEASGKVLVASDIKLALGYRKSPGHRAWRSTLNRLKDAHLVEEFQAKVNNRVVSCVRLLKKFDPKDFQPKISMSGYDSFDSEHLVKHGKRGQITDQFVDLPIEHRIYDMVDAEGQKGITIAEICKRLGFNAKKLYNRVNAMRGRFKMPWEAEIRDRTPLYRIWTFRNYPHCSAIADPGNCEALSHKPEISIQTRDSFPYAESSSTVQFKDTNSTDEFLHSEKTDGRSVLSEPPSISSGCTMNSQVIKHGTESENQILDISIIGDDPKHGMAPRLNGRQSDKHVSVSSILSKLKAVKRYPCLTSTLVGNRREQRILKRLKKEKFILMSELYRWLEGFEKNKHTRMDRKTLTRILNKLQQEGLCKCVQVSIPGVTNYSRTRLTEVILHPSVDNLSSEILARIHKRHRDFDKHVRGQGSARSENGKSVISLTSLKPSNRAENKPVIFDAIRANGFVPAKMIRAKLLHKFLWGYLSDLPDWDNAFNSNKYGYDLKNPHSTCQLFVLDEAVKTMPLELFLQIVGSPKEIDNMVEKCRLGLRISDLPVQEYRHLMDTQATGRLSCIINILLRLKLIQLVREESAKDATALAHAILTHALELKPYIEEPWSTTLRSSHVKVDLRPRIRHDFILSKQDAVDAYWETLEYFYAAADPAVASHAFPGSSVRELFHFRSWASVRIMSAEQRMELLKRVKDVEPGKKISFKDCAKIARELNLTLEQVLRVSYDKRQSRLQRNSSRSRSKMQENHMDIDNCGSSGQKRKRSSKYVSLKHTQDANETTESSRQTISVTSIADEKTKGRNTFTLDASGNHDCHLPAGRNNIHVNATVDSEMHEEDGIKCAFISQCTIPKRKRKRRKRFSWTDSSDRQLVMQYARQRAILGARFYRVDWPSLSDLPALPGTCARRMAILNSNLNIRRAVMRLCNLLAERYASYLDTVRRTQEKESLTQNLSSTHENKFETNFQQHSWDDFEDPDIKIAVDEVLRYKRIAKMEYATRIGSRHGKEWPDVPKTDGTSSNVQEPLQAAVPGDGNQDYVDRCKNVNIISTTKRSGASSHCFRGKFFKILKSRGGIIRRKVRESLTIANAVELLKLVFLSASAAPEVQNSLAVTLHLYSERDIFAAFNYLKERNFMVAGHGIRPFVLSRKFWHDASSSPFPIDSGKRAADFSSWLTKQEKNLRESGVNLTEDLQCGEIFRLFALVSSGELFVSPVVPKEGVGEADEPNNSTSSFPMEDTNEVDDPKVLKRKSDKVKLSTSEKFKKQKTQVRIDTNLCSRREKGFPGIRVILNRATFSRGDAVQCFTDKHDLACSLSYDENNQGNSHTVETVGIPYLSENSVSCQNFVGIIQSAVPHNEFPWDAMATYAVQMSSVFVGGDEAITISHELFKSVHSAICQSGEQGLEMEEISEITKVQGVQLAETIVDTLEVFKLVIKVNAYDSIRIVDSSYRSKYFISTLADLNQVHDLSSYMKSQIACYEASRQLLQEKRDSIDHSQETSVNLCDGHKVTILDVPSKPAVPHIEGQNIEGSSTVGEIIQGAAVQVQRKNTEDSKWPATCVSHASRPILPWINGDGSTNSIVYKGLTRRVLGTVMQNPGIMEEAIINRMDVLNPQSCRSLLEMMVLDNHLMVRLMHQTTTSGPPAILQDLFRSKLCKSESVSRKHFFANPMSTHLL; translated from the exons ATGGATTCTATCATCTGCTCGGCGTTGGAGGAGATCTGCGCCCGCGCCGCGGCCGGAATCCTCCTCCCCGACCTGTGGCCGAGCTTGCGGAACGCCCTCTCCACCGCCGGCCTCCATCCTTGCGAGCCCGTCATGAAGGCCATATGGGATCGCCTCCTCGCCCACCCTGGGCTTCGCTTCGAAGCCGATGGCTCTTCTATTGGCTCCCAGGATCCTTCCATCCAGTCGTTTGAGGTAGCCGAGAAGCTGGGAGTAAAGATAGTCGCGGAGGAGCACCTCAGGGATAGTTTTTTGGGGATCTATGATCTCAAAGCTGCTAACCATGACATTTCTCAGATTCAGAGGGCCACACTCGAGCGGGTCGCTGCTGCCag GACTAATGGTGTTACTCAGACTGAGCTTGCTAAAGAATTTGGGATTAAAgggaataattttttttatgttgtgAGAAACCTGGAATATCAGCAGCTGATTATTCGGCAATCGACTATGTTAAGGGCGAAAGAATTAGCAGATGAGGGAGAAAGTGGGCCAAAAAACACGCAACATGTGACCACCAATCTACTACACTTACATCGTTATGCaagaaatttgaattcaaattctcaACAAAAAATTGTGATTACAAAGCCAGGTATTTTAGGAAGTCTTGATAATGCAAATGGAAGTACTTTGAAAGGAGATGGAACTCCTGGGGACAGTGTGAATGATGATGTATCCATAAAAGACTATCTACCAGAAATGAAAGCTATTTGTGATAAACTGGAAGAAGCAAGCGGGAAG GTTCTTGTTGCATCAGATATCAAATTGGCTCTTGGTTATAGGAAAAGTCCTGGGCACAGGGCATGGAGAAGT ACCTTGAACAGATTGAAAGATGCTCACCTTGTTGAAGAATTTCAAGCAAAAGTTAACAACAGG GTTGTCAGCTGTGTACGCTTATTAaagaaatttgatcctaaagatTTTCAGCCAAAAATAAGCATGAGTGGGTATGATAGTTTTGACTCTGAACACCTGGTTAAACATGGAAAAAGAGGCCAGATTACCGATCAGTTTGTGGATCTTCCCATAGAACATCGTATATACGATATGGTGGATGCTGAAGGACAAAAAGGAATAACCATTGCTGAG ATTTGCAAACGACTTGGGTTCAATGCTAAGAAATTATATAACCGAGTTAATGCTATGCGTGGAAGGTTTAAAATGCCTTGGGAGGCTGAGATTCGAGATAGGACACCACTTTATCGCATTTGGACATTCAGAAATTATCCTCACTGTTCAGCTATTGCTGATCCTGGCAACTGCGAAGCGCTTTCTCATAAGCCTGAGATTTCTATTCAAACAAGGGATTCTTTTCCATATGCTGAATCATCTTCAACTGTCCAATTTAAAGATACTAACTCCACTGATGAGTTTTTGCACTCAGAGAAAACTGATGGTAGATCAGTTTTATCAGAACCACCTAGCATCAGTTCTGGATGTACCATGAATTCCCAGGTAATTAAACATGGCACAGAGAGTGAGAATCAAATCCTTGATATTTCAATCATAGGTGATGATCCAAAGCATGGTATGGCACCCAGATTAAATGGTCGTCAATCAGATAAACATGTTTCAGTTTCATCTATTTTGTCCAAGCTGAAAGCAGTAAAGAGGTATCCTTGCCTTACATCAACTTTGGTTGGCAACAGGAGGGAACAAAGGATACTGAAAAGATTGAAG AAAGAGAAGTTCATTTTAATGTCTGAGCTGTATAGGTGGCTTGAGGGATTCGAGAAGAATAAGCACACAAGGATGGATAGGAAAACTCTGACCCGTATTCTGAATAAACTTCAACAAGAAGGGCTGTGTAAATGTGTTCAAGTTAGTATCCCTGGGGTGACAAACTACAGTCGAACTCGTCTAACAGAGGTTATTTTGCACCCTTCTGTAGATAATTTATCATCAGAAATTTTGGCTCGAATTCATAAGAGACACAGAGATTTTGACAAGCATGTTCGTGGACAAGGGTCAGCTAGATCAGAGAATGGTAAATCTGTCATTTCACTAACTAGTTTGAAGCCATCAAATCGTGCAGAGAACAAACCTGTGATATTTGATGCTATACGTGCTAACGGATTTGTTCCTGCAAAGATGATCCGAGCAAAACTTTTGCATAAATTTTTGTGGGGTTATTTGAGTGATTTACCTGATTGGGATAATGCTTTTAATTCTAACAAATATGGGTATGATCTAAAAAATCCTCACAGCACATGCCAGTTGTTTGTTCTGGATGAAGCTGTAAAGACAATGCCGCTTGAACTGTTCTTACAGATTGTTGGGTCTCCAAAAGAGATTGATAACATGGTAGAGAAATGCAGACTTGGATTAAGGATTTCAGATCTTCCTGTCCAGGAGTACAGACACCTGATGGATACTCAGGCAACTGGACGTCTCTCAtgtataattaatattttactTCGGTTGAAG TTGATTCAACTAGTGAGAGAAGAATCTGCAAAAGATGCAACTGCCCTTGCACATGCTATCCTTACACATGCTTTGGAGCTTAAACCTTACATTGAAGAACCTTGGTCAACAACCCTCCGATCTTCACATGTCAAGGTTGATCTTCGTCCTAGAATTCGACATGATTTCATCCTTTCAAAGCAAGATGCTGTTGATGCATATTGGGAAACCTTGGAGTACTTCTATGCTGCAGCTGATCCAGCTGTTGCTTCACACGCATTCCCTGGTTCTTCTGTTCGTGAG CTGTTTCATTTCCGTTCATGGGCTTCAGTTCGAATTATGAGTGCTGAACAACGCATGGAGTTGCTTAAGCGTGTAAAAGATGTTGAACCAGGGAAGAAAATTTCATTCAAAGATTGTGCAAAGATTGCTCGGGAGTTGAACCTTACGCTAGAACAG GTGCTTCGTGTCTCCTATGATAAAAGACAATCCCGACTTCAAAGAAATTCTAGTAGATCAAGATCCAAAATGCAGGAAAACCATATGGATATAGATAATTGTGGGTCATCTggtcaaaaaagaaagagatcttCAAAATATGTGTCTCTGAAGCATACTCAAGATGCTAATGAAACTACAGAATCAAGCAGACAAACAATTTCTGTTACATCTATCGCTGACGAGAAAACCAAGGGAAGAAATACTTTTACTTTAGATGCTAGTGGAAACCATGATTGCCACTTGCCAGCAGGTAGAAATAATATTCATGTCAATGCTACAGTAGACTCTGAGATGCATGAGGAAGATGGTATAAAATGTGCTTTCATCAGCCAATGTACCATTCCAAAGAGAAAGCGCAAGCGTAGGAAAAGGTTCTCATGGACTGACAGTTCGGATAG GCAGCTAGTGATGCAATATGCAAGACAACGTGCAATCCTTGGAGCAAGATTTTATCGTGTTGACTGGCCTTCACTTTCTGATCTTCCGGCACTTCCAGGCACTTGTGCAAGACGAATGGCTATACTAAATAGTAACTTAAACATTAGGAGAGCTGTGATGAGATTATGTAATCTTCTGGCGGAACGGTATGCGAGCTATCTTGATACAGTACGGAGAACACAGGAAAAGGAATCTCTTACTCAAAATTTATCTTCTACTCATGAAAATAAGTTTGAGacaaatttccagcaacactctTGGGATGATTTTGAAGATCCAGACATAAAGATCGCAGTTGATGAAGTCCTTCGATACAAAAGGATAGCAAAGATGGAGTATGCAACGAGGATTGGTTCTAGGCATGGAAAGGAGTGGCCAGATGTTCCTAAGACTGATGGGACAAGTTCAAACGTCCAAGAACCT CTGCAGGCAGCAGTTCCTGGCGATGGAAATCAGGACTACGTTGATAGATGTAAAAATGTCAATATTATTTCAACAACTAAACGAAGTGGGGCAAGTTCTCATTGCTTTCGAGGAAAGTTTTTCAAGATTTTGAAAAGCAGAGGTGGCATCATCAGAAGGAAAGTGCGTGAATCATTAACAATTGCCAATGCCGTTGAGCTCCTGAAACTGGTCTTTCTAAGCGCCTCTGCAGCGCCAGAAGTGCAAAACTCATTAGCAGTAACTCTGCATCTGTATTCTGAGCGTGATATATTTGCAGCATttaactatctcaaagaaagaaACTTCATG GTTGCTGGGCATGGAATTCGACCATTTGTCTTATCCCGGAAGTTCTGGCATgatgcttcttcttctccctttccaATTGACTCGGGAAAAAGGGCTGCTGATTTTTCAAGTTGGCTTACTAAGCAAGAAAAAAATCTAAGGGAGAGTGGGGTTAATCTTACTGAAGATTTACAATGTGGGGAAATTTTTCGCCTGTTCGCTCTTGTTTCTTCAGGAGAACTCTTTGTTTCACCAGTCGTGCCAAAGGAAGGAGTTGGTGAGGCTGATGAGCCGAACAATTCAACATCTTCCTTTCCAATGGAGGACACAAATGAGGTTGATGatccaaaagttttaaaacgTAAAAGTGATAAAGTAAAATTAAGCACTAGTGAGAAGTTTAAGAAACAGAAAACTCAAGTGAGAATAGATACTAATTTGTGTTCTCGTCGAGAGAAAGGGTTTCCTGGCATCAGAGTCATTCTCAACCGTGCAACATTTTCAAGAGGTGATGCAGTTCAGTGCTTTACAGATAAGCATGACCTTGCTTGTTCTTTATCATATGATGAGAACAATCAAGGAAACTCCCATACTGTAGAAACAGTTGGTATTCCATATTTGTCAGAAAATTCAGTCTCATGTCAGAATTTTGTTGGTATCATCCAATCAGCTGTGCCCCATAATGAGTTTCCTTGGGATGCTATGGCTACGTATGCTGTGCAGATGTCATCAGTTTTTGTTGGTGGGGATGAAGCAATTACCATTTCTCACGAGCTCTTTAAGTCCGTGCATTCTGCTATTTGCCAATCTGGCGAACAAGGATTAGAGATGGAAGAAATTTCTGAAATCACGAAAGTACAAG GGGTGCAATTGGCTGAAACAATTGTGGACACTCTCGAAGTATTCAAGTTAGTTATTAAG GTCAATGCATATGACAGCATCCGGATAGTTGATTCTTCATATAGATCAAAGTATTTTATAAGCACGCTCGCAGATCTCAATCAAGTCCATGATTTGTCATCTTACATGAAGTCTCAAATAGCTTGTTATGAAGCATCTCGACAATTGTTGCAAGAAAAGCGAGATAGTATTGATCATTCTCAGGAGACTAGCGTGAACCTTTGTGATGGGCATAAAGTAACCATTCTTGATGTGCCTAGCAAGCCTGCTGTACCTCACATTGAAGGCCAAAACATTGAAGGTAGTAGCACGGTTGGTGAAATCATTCAGGGTGCAGCTGTTCAGGTGCAAAGGAAAAACACTGAGGACAGCAAATGGCCTGCCACCTGTGTTTCACATGCATCTAGACCTATATTACCATGGATTAATGGAGATGGCAGTACAAACTCCATCGTATACAAGGGTCTTACACGTCGAGTTCTTGGCACTGTCATGCAAAATCCTGGTATCATGGAG GAAGCTATTATCAATCGAATGGATGTTTTAAATCCTCAG AGTTGCAGAAGTCTCTTGGAAATGATGGTTCTAGATAACCACCTTATGGTGAGGTTGATGCATCAAACTACTACATCTGGTCCTCCAGCGATATTGCAAGACCTTTTCCGTTCCAAGTTATGTAAATCAGAATCAGTGTCCCGAAAACATTTTTTCGCTAATCCAATGAGTACACACCTACTTTAA